Proteins from a genomic interval of Nasonia vitripennis strain AsymCx chromosome 3, Nvit_psr_1.1, whole genome shotgun sequence:
- the LOC100122967 gene encoding E3 ubiquitin-protein ligase SH3RF1 isoform X5, with protein MDECMLNDLLECSVCLERLDTSSKVLPCQHTFCKKCLEEIVSTHRELRCPECRVLVSAKVDDLPPNVLLMRILEGMRNATPKGNKTPQRHHAPQRLLGGHQVTPSSPSITLNPPIAIVTPESAHQINVAAKQVHLHNRPYGRAIYDYISKVPGDLSFRKGDIIILRKKIDNNWYHGECGSNHGVFPLSYVQVMTPLPPHVPQCKALYDFRMSNDEEDGCLTFNKGEVISVIRRVDENWAEGKLLDRIGIFPLAFVELNSVARALMKLSTNVQPGPSRVAPPTPTNEETTPLIPTDHTRTVQASNQPRQQATVKQLQNPALPVSDSSSNVSSGGSSTTTSSPVITSPSSSSSSTTPSSPSSPAISPPTVANRHSTKRHSFTAVNSAHQPQPQHRHSAEILSLAVDAALAGAEAATNDPAFTSSQTSGSAGDQNPRHKRSGSSDLVLSQASSMTNSAPAGSSSASSSGATAAAASGVGSNLPAAYIALYPYKPQKADELELRKGGIYMVTERCQDGWFKGTSNRTQKCGVFPGNYVAPAKCQRGVCRSPSTVPLQNSASGTSSSASNIVPASQPSNASSEPRMPVTYTKVKGAAPQPYKLPPPELPPRALSPGPAGSSAAWHSPRQQPNQTQSPPRLPDQTVPVAAASIGRSHSAVMPSIFTSPGKLPLVTTTAATASSLATTTSVSDASKSPINTAHAATASASASSSTATPKSTEKVRIVKEKKEKGVSLMRRLTNIKKSKSPPPSTYSMDNPVFDDGNAGQSLSINPIHVRSGESGGIITGTMSNHHRKSNSLDAGTGKQVKQQLSSRDRERMYRFRCIVPYPPNSEFELELRVGDIIYVHKKRDDGWYKGTQQRTGRTGLFPASFVEAF; from the exons ATGGACGAATGTATGCTAAATGACCTGCTGGAGTGCTCCGTGTGTTTAGAGCGCTTGGACACTTCCAGCAAAGTATTACCCTGTCAGCACACCTTCTGCAAGAAATGTCTCGAGGAGATAGTCAGTACTCATAGGGAACTTCGATGTCCTGAATGTCGAGTCCTTGTCAGTGCTAAAGTAGATGACCTTCCACCTAATGTACTCCTTATGAGGATCCTTGAGGGCATGAGAAATGCTACTCCAAAGGGAAATAAAACACCACAGAGACATCATGCACCACAGAGATTACTAGGTGGCCATCAGGTTACTCCAAGCAGTCCCTCTATCACACTCAACCCACCAATTGCAATAGTAACACCAGAGTCTGCACACCAAATCAATGTAGCTGCTAAGcaagttcatcttcataatcGACCTTATGGCCGTGCCATTTATGATTATATTTCCAAGGTTCCAGG AGATTTAAGCTTCAGAAAAGGAGatatcattattttaagaaaaaaaattgataacaaTTGGTATCATGGAGAATGTGGATCAAACCATGGAGTTTTTCCTTTATCTTATGTTCAA GTGATGACTCCTTTGCCTCCACATGTTCCTCAATGTAAAGCTCTCTATGACTTCAGGATGTCAAATGATGAAGAGGATGGTTGTCTTACATTTAACAAG GGAGAAGTTATTAGCGTCATTAGAAGAGTGGACGAAAACTGGGCAGAAGGTAAACTTTTGGATCGGATAGGTATTTTTCCTCTGGCTTTTGTAGAGTTGAATAGCGTTGCCAGAGCATTAATGAAACTTTCCACAAA TGTACAACCGGGACCATCAAGAGTTGCACCACCGACTCCGACGAACGAAGAAACTACTCCACTTATACCCACCGATCACACGCGGACAGTTCAAGCCTCAAACCAACCCAGACAGCAGGCTACTGTG aaacaattacagaaTCCCGCGCTGCCAGTATCAGACTCAAGCTCGAACGTATCGTCAGGCGGTTCATCAACAACAACCTCATCGCCCGTGATAACAAGCCCAAGCTCGAGCAGCTCTAGCACAACGCCAAGTAGTCCCAGTAGCCCAGCCATATCGCCCCCAACGGTGGCTAATCGTCACAGTACAAAGAGACACAGTTTTACAGCAGTCAACAGCGCCCATCAACCTCAACCACAGCATCGACACAGCGCTGAGATTTTAAGTCTAGCAGTTGACGCTGCACTCGCTGGTGCCGAGGCTGCTACTAATGATCCCGCTTTTACTTCAAGCCAG ACAAGCGGTAGTGCAGGTGACCAAAATCCACGTCACAAGCGCAGTGGTAGCAGCGACCTGGTGCTTTCACAGGCGTCATCGATGACCAACAGTGCACCTGCAGGTTCCTCAAGTGCTTCGTCATCAGGAGCTACAGCAGCCGCAGCTTCGGGTGTTGGAAGTAACTTACCGGCAGCTTACATCGCGTTGTATCCTTATAAGCCACAAAAAGCCGACGAATTGGAGCTCCGCAAGGGCGGAATATACATGGTTACCGAGAGATGCCAAGATGGCTGGTTCAAAGGCACATCCAATCGTACACAGAAGTGCGGCGTTTTCCCGGGAAATTATGTTGCGCCAGCTAA ATGTCAGCGAGGAGTATGCAGATCACCCAGCACTGTACCTCTCCAGAATAGTGCTAGTGGTACCAGCAGCAGTGCAAGTAATATCGTACCAGCTTCTCAACCGAGTAACGCCAGTAGTGAACCTCGTATGCCAGTTACTTACACTAAGGTCAAAGGTGCGGCTCCGCAGCCATATAAGTTGCCCCCGCCAGAGCTTCCACCTCGGGCTTTGAGTCCTGGACCGGCCGGCAGCTCGGCCGCTTGGCATAGCCCTAGACAACAGCCCAATCAAACCCAGAGCCCGCCAAGGCTACCCGATCAGACTGTtcctgttgctgctgcttcaATCGGTAGAAGTCACAGCGCTGTTATGCCCTCTATTTTTA CTTCACCAGGTAAACTGCCACTTGTCACGACAACTGCTGCTACTGCATCGTCACTTGCTACTACAACTTCTGTTAGTGATGCAAGTAAGAGTCCTATCAATACTGCGCACGCGGCTACCGCTTCTGCAAGCGCTTCTTCGTCGACTGCTACACCAAAGTCCACGGAAAAAGTAAGAAtt gtaaaggaaaagaaagagaagggAGTTTCGCTGATGCGGCGTTTGACGAATATCAAAAAGTCAAAGTCTCCTCCGCCGTCAACTTACTCAATGGACAATCCAGTCTTCGACGATGGCAACGCGGGTCAATCTTTGTCGATTAACCCAATTCACGTTCG GTCTGGCGAGTCGGGTGGCATTATCACCGGCACAATGAGCAATCATCACCGCAAAAGCAATTCATTGGACGCAGGCACTGGCAAGCAAGTGAAGCAGCAGCTTTCATCAAGGGATCG cgaACGCATGTACAGATTCCGTTGCATTGTTCCCTATCCGCCCAACAGCGAGTTTGAGCTAGAACTGCGTGTTGGCGATATAATTTACGTGCACAAGAAGCGCGACGATGGCTGGTACAAGGGTACGCAGCAACGCACAGGCCGCACCGGTCTCTTCCCAGCTAGCTTCGTTGAAGCCTTCTGA
- the LOC100122967 gene encoding E3 ubiquitin-protein ligase SH3RF3 isoform X1, with protein sequence MDECMLNDLLECSVCLERLDTSSKVLPCQHTFCKKCLEEIVSTHRELRCPECRVLVSAKVDDLPPNVLLMRILEGMRNATPKGNKTPQRHHAPQRLLGGHQVTPSSPSITLNPPIAIVTPESAHQINVAAKQVHLHNRPYGRAIYDYISKVPGDLSFRKGDIIILRKKIDNNWYHGECGSNHGVFPLSYVQVMTPLPPHVPQCKALYDFRMSNDEEDGCLTFNKGEVISVIRRVDENWAEGKLLDRIGIFPLAFVELNSVARALMKLSTNVQPGPSRVAPPTPTNEETTPLIPTDHTRTVQASNQPRQQATVKQLQNPALPVSDSSSNVSSGGSSTTTSSPVITSPSSSSSSTTPSSPSSPAISPPTVANRHSTKRHSFTAVNSAHQPQPQHRHSAEILSLAVDAALAGAEAATNDPAFTSSQTSGSAGDQNPRHKRSGSSDLVLSQASSMTNSAPAGSSSASSSGATAAAASGVGSNLPAAYIALYPYKPQKADELELRKGGIYMVTERCQDGWFKGTSNRTQKCGVFPGNYVAPAKCQRGVCRSPSTVPLQNSASGTSSSASNIVPASQPSNASSEPRMPVTYTKVKGAAPQPYKLPPPELPPRALSPGPAGSSAAWHSPRQQPNQTQSPPRLPDQTVPVAAASIGRSHSAVMPSIFTSPGKLPLVTTTAATASSLATTTSVSDASKSPINTAHAATASASASSSTATPKSTEKVRIVKEKKEKGVSLMRRLTNIKKSKSPPPSTYSMDNPVFDDGNAGQSLSINPIHVRSGSCPSQLLQVGSPQDINASTNSHHRMYPSQGHVTTSQRVKHKERPSLPVTFLQRSGESGGIITGTMSNHHRKSNSLDAGTGKQVKQQLSSRDRERMYRFRCIVPYPPNSEFELELRVGDIIYVHKKRDDGWYKGTQQRTGRTGLFPASFVEAF encoded by the exons ATGGACGAATGTATGCTAAATGACCTGCTGGAGTGCTCCGTGTGTTTAGAGCGCTTGGACACTTCCAGCAAAGTATTACCCTGTCAGCACACCTTCTGCAAGAAATGTCTCGAGGAGATAGTCAGTACTCATAGGGAACTTCGATGTCCTGAATGTCGAGTCCTTGTCAGTGCTAAAGTAGATGACCTTCCACCTAATGTACTCCTTATGAGGATCCTTGAGGGCATGAGAAATGCTACTCCAAAGGGAAATAAAACACCACAGAGACATCATGCACCACAGAGATTACTAGGTGGCCATCAGGTTACTCCAAGCAGTCCCTCTATCACACTCAACCCACCAATTGCAATAGTAACACCAGAGTCTGCACACCAAATCAATGTAGCTGCTAAGcaagttcatcttcataatcGACCTTATGGCCGTGCCATTTATGATTATATTTCCAAGGTTCCAGG AGATTTAAGCTTCAGAAAAGGAGatatcattattttaagaaaaaaaattgataacaaTTGGTATCATGGAGAATGTGGATCAAACCATGGAGTTTTTCCTTTATCTTATGTTCAA GTGATGACTCCTTTGCCTCCACATGTTCCTCAATGTAAAGCTCTCTATGACTTCAGGATGTCAAATGATGAAGAGGATGGTTGTCTTACATTTAACAAG GGAGAAGTTATTAGCGTCATTAGAAGAGTGGACGAAAACTGGGCAGAAGGTAAACTTTTGGATCGGATAGGTATTTTTCCTCTGGCTTTTGTAGAGTTGAATAGCGTTGCCAGAGCATTAATGAAACTTTCCACAAA TGTACAACCGGGACCATCAAGAGTTGCACCACCGACTCCGACGAACGAAGAAACTACTCCACTTATACCCACCGATCACACGCGGACAGTTCAAGCCTCAAACCAACCCAGACAGCAGGCTACTGTG aaacaattacagaaTCCCGCGCTGCCAGTATCAGACTCAAGCTCGAACGTATCGTCAGGCGGTTCATCAACAACAACCTCATCGCCCGTGATAACAAGCCCAAGCTCGAGCAGCTCTAGCACAACGCCAAGTAGTCCCAGTAGCCCAGCCATATCGCCCCCAACGGTGGCTAATCGTCACAGTACAAAGAGACACAGTTTTACAGCAGTCAACAGCGCCCATCAACCTCAACCACAGCATCGACACAGCGCTGAGATTTTAAGTCTAGCAGTTGACGCTGCACTCGCTGGTGCCGAGGCTGCTACTAATGATCCCGCTTTTACTTCAAGCCAG ACAAGCGGTAGTGCAGGTGACCAAAATCCACGTCACAAGCGCAGTGGTAGCAGCGACCTGGTGCTTTCACAGGCGTCATCGATGACCAACAGTGCACCTGCAGGTTCCTCAAGTGCTTCGTCATCAGGAGCTACAGCAGCCGCAGCTTCGGGTGTTGGAAGTAACTTACCGGCAGCTTACATCGCGTTGTATCCTTATAAGCCACAAAAAGCCGACGAATTGGAGCTCCGCAAGGGCGGAATATACATGGTTACCGAGAGATGCCAAGATGGCTGGTTCAAAGGCACATCCAATCGTACACAGAAGTGCGGCGTTTTCCCGGGAAATTATGTTGCGCCAGCTAA ATGTCAGCGAGGAGTATGCAGATCACCCAGCACTGTACCTCTCCAGAATAGTGCTAGTGGTACCAGCAGCAGTGCAAGTAATATCGTACCAGCTTCTCAACCGAGTAACGCCAGTAGTGAACCTCGTATGCCAGTTACTTACACTAAGGTCAAAGGTGCGGCTCCGCAGCCATATAAGTTGCCCCCGCCAGAGCTTCCACCTCGGGCTTTGAGTCCTGGACCGGCCGGCAGCTCGGCCGCTTGGCATAGCCCTAGACAACAGCCCAATCAAACCCAGAGCCCGCCAAGGCTACCCGATCAGACTGTtcctgttgctgctgcttcaATCGGTAGAAGTCACAGCGCTGTTATGCCCTCTATTTTTA CTTCACCAGGTAAACTGCCACTTGTCACGACAACTGCTGCTACTGCATCGTCACTTGCTACTACAACTTCTGTTAGTGATGCAAGTAAGAGTCCTATCAATACTGCGCACGCGGCTACCGCTTCTGCAAGCGCTTCTTCGTCGACTGCTACACCAAAGTCCACGGAAAAAGTAAGAAtt gtaaaggaaaagaaagagaagggAGTTTCGCTGATGCGGCGTTTGACGAATATCAAAAAGTCAAAGTCTCCTCCGCCGTCAACTTACTCAATGGACAATCCAGTCTTCGACGATGGCAACGCGGGTCAATCTTTGTCGATTAACCCAATTCACGTTCG ATCAGGGTCGTGCCCGAGTCAATTGCTCCAGGTGGGATCCCCGCAGGACATAAACGCTTCCACGAACAGCCACCACCGCATGTATCCCAGCCAGGGTCACGTCACAACCTCACAGCGAGTGAAGCACAAGGAGAGACCCTCCTTGCCCGTGACCTTCCTTCAGAG GTCTGGCGAGTCGGGTGGCATTATCACCGGCACAATGAGCAATCATCACCGCAAAAGCAATTCATTGGACGCAGGCACTGGCAAGCAAGTGAAGCAGCAGCTTTCATCAAGGGATCG cgaACGCATGTACAGATTCCGTTGCATTGTTCCCTATCCGCCCAACAGCGAGTTTGAGCTAGAACTGCGTGTTGGCGATATAATTTACGTGCACAAGAAGCGCGACGATGGCTGGTACAAGGGTACGCAGCAACGCACAGGCCGCACCGGTCTCTTCCCAGCTAGCTTCGTTGAAGCCTTCTGA
- the LOC100122967 gene encoding E3 ubiquitin-protein ligase SH3RF3 isoform X6, with product MDECMLNDLLECSVCLERLDTSSKVLPCQHTFCKKCLEEIVSTHRELRCPECRVLVSAKVDDLPPNVLLMRILEGMRNATPKGNKTPQRHHAPQRLLGGHQVTPSSPSITLNPPIAIVTPESAHQINVAAKQVHLHNRPYGRAIYDYISKVPGDLSFRKGDIIILRKKIDNNWYHGECGSNHGVFPLSYVQVMTPLPPHVPQCKALYDFRMSNDEEDGCLTFNKGEVISVIRRVDENWAEGKLLDRIGIFPLAFVELNSVARALMKLSTNVQPGPSRVAPPTPTNEETTPLIPTDHTRTVQASNQPRQQATVNPALPVSDSSSNVSSGGSSTTTSSPVITSPSSSSSSTTPSSPSSPAISPPTVANRHSTKRHSFTAVNSAHQPQPQHRHSAEILSLAVDAALAGAEAATNDPAFTSSQTSGSAGDQNPRHKRSGSSDLVLSQASSMTNSAPAGSSSASSSGATAAAASGVGSNLPAAYIALYPYKPQKADELELRKGGIYMVTERCQDGWFKGTSNRTQKCGVFPGNYVAPAKCQRGVCRSPSTVPLQNSASGTSSSASNIVPASQPSNASSEPRMPVTYTKVKGAAPQPYKLPPPELPPRALSPGPAGSSAAWHSPRQQPNQTQSPPRLPDQTVPVAAASIGRSHSAVMPSIFTSPGKLPLVTTTAATASSLATTTSVSDASKSPINTAHAATASASASSSTATPKSTEKVKEKKEKGVSLMRRLTNIKKSKSPPPSTYSMDNPVFDDGNAGQSLSINPIHVRSGESGGIITGTMSNHHRKSNSLDAGTGKQVKQQLSSRDRERMYRFRCIVPYPPNSEFELELRVGDIIYVHKKRDDGWYKGTQQRTGRTGLFPASFVEAF from the exons ATGGACGAATGTATGCTAAATGACCTGCTGGAGTGCTCCGTGTGTTTAGAGCGCTTGGACACTTCCAGCAAAGTATTACCCTGTCAGCACACCTTCTGCAAGAAATGTCTCGAGGAGATAGTCAGTACTCATAGGGAACTTCGATGTCCTGAATGTCGAGTCCTTGTCAGTGCTAAAGTAGATGACCTTCCACCTAATGTACTCCTTATGAGGATCCTTGAGGGCATGAGAAATGCTACTCCAAAGGGAAATAAAACACCACAGAGACATCATGCACCACAGAGATTACTAGGTGGCCATCAGGTTACTCCAAGCAGTCCCTCTATCACACTCAACCCACCAATTGCAATAGTAACACCAGAGTCTGCACACCAAATCAATGTAGCTGCTAAGcaagttcatcttcataatcGACCTTATGGCCGTGCCATTTATGATTATATTTCCAAGGTTCCAGG AGATTTAAGCTTCAGAAAAGGAGatatcattattttaagaaaaaaaattgataacaaTTGGTATCATGGAGAATGTGGATCAAACCATGGAGTTTTTCCTTTATCTTATGTTCAA GTGATGACTCCTTTGCCTCCACATGTTCCTCAATGTAAAGCTCTCTATGACTTCAGGATGTCAAATGATGAAGAGGATGGTTGTCTTACATTTAACAAG GGAGAAGTTATTAGCGTCATTAGAAGAGTGGACGAAAACTGGGCAGAAGGTAAACTTTTGGATCGGATAGGTATTTTTCCTCTGGCTTTTGTAGAGTTGAATAGCGTTGCCAGAGCATTAATGAAACTTTCCACAAA TGTACAACCGGGACCATCAAGAGTTGCACCACCGACTCCGACGAACGAAGAAACTACTCCACTTATACCCACCGATCACACGCGGACAGTTCAAGCCTCAAACCAACCCAGACAGCAGGCTACTGTG aaTCCCGCGCTGCCAGTATCAGACTCAAGCTCGAACGTATCGTCAGGCGGTTCATCAACAACAACCTCATCGCCCGTGATAACAAGCCCAAGCTCGAGCAGCTCTAGCACAACGCCAAGTAGTCCCAGTAGCCCAGCCATATCGCCCCCAACGGTGGCTAATCGTCACAGTACAAAGAGACACAGTTTTACAGCAGTCAACAGCGCCCATCAACCTCAACCACAGCATCGACACAGCGCTGAGATTTTAAGTCTAGCAGTTGACGCTGCACTCGCTGGTGCCGAGGCTGCTACTAATGATCCCGCTTTTACTTCAAGCCAG ACAAGCGGTAGTGCAGGTGACCAAAATCCACGTCACAAGCGCAGTGGTAGCAGCGACCTGGTGCTTTCACAGGCGTCATCGATGACCAACAGTGCACCTGCAGGTTCCTCAAGTGCTTCGTCATCAGGAGCTACAGCAGCCGCAGCTTCGGGTGTTGGAAGTAACTTACCGGCAGCTTACATCGCGTTGTATCCTTATAAGCCACAAAAAGCCGACGAATTGGAGCTCCGCAAGGGCGGAATATACATGGTTACCGAGAGATGCCAAGATGGCTGGTTCAAAGGCACATCCAATCGTACACAGAAGTGCGGCGTTTTCCCGGGAAATTATGTTGCGCCAGCTAA ATGTCAGCGAGGAGTATGCAGATCACCCAGCACTGTACCTCTCCAGAATAGTGCTAGTGGTACCAGCAGCAGTGCAAGTAATATCGTACCAGCTTCTCAACCGAGTAACGCCAGTAGTGAACCTCGTATGCCAGTTACTTACACTAAGGTCAAAGGTGCGGCTCCGCAGCCATATAAGTTGCCCCCGCCAGAGCTTCCACCTCGGGCTTTGAGTCCTGGACCGGCCGGCAGCTCGGCCGCTTGGCATAGCCCTAGACAACAGCCCAATCAAACCCAGAGCCCGCCAAGGCTACCCGATCAGACTGTtcctgttgctgctgcttcaATCGGTAGAAGTCACAGCGCTGTTATGCCCTCTATTTTTA CTTCACCAGGTAAACTGCCACTTGTCACGACAACTGCTGCTACTGCATCGTCACTTGCTACTACAACTTCTGTTAGTGATGCAAGTAAGAGTCCTATCAATACTGCGCACGCGGCTACCGCTTCTGCAAGCGCTTCTTCGTCGACTGCTACACCAAAGTCCACGGAAAAA gtaaaggaaaagaaagagaagggAGTTTCGCTGATGCGGCGTTTGACGAATATCAAAAAGTCAAAGTCTCCTCCGCCGTCAACTTACTCAATGGACAATCCAGTCTTCGACGATGGCAACGCGGGTCAATCTTTGTCGATTAACCCAATTCACGTTCG GTCTGGCGAGTCGGGTGGCATTATCACCGGCACAATGAGCAATCATCACCGCAAAAGCAATTCATTGGACGCAGGCACTGGCAAGCAAGTGAAGCAGCAGCTTTCATCAAGGGATCG cgaACGCATGTACAGATTCCGTTGCATTGTTCCCTATCCGCCCAACAGCGAGTTTGAGCTAGAACTGCGTGTTGGCGATATAATTTACGTGCACAAGAAGCGCGACGATGGCTGGTACAAGGGTACGCAGCAACGCACAGGCCGCACCGGTCTCTTCCCAGCTAGCTTCGTTGAAGCCTTCTGA
- the LOC100122967 gene encoding E3 ubiquitin-protein ligase SH3RF3 isoform X2, whose translation MDECMLNDLLECSVCLERLDTSSKVLPCQHTFCKKCLEEIVSTHRELRCPECRVLVSAKVDDLPPNVLLMRILEGMRNATPKGNKTPQRHHAPQRLLGGHQVTPSSPSITLNPPIAIVTPESAHQINVAAKQVHLHNRPYGRAIYDYISKVPGDLSFRKGDIIILRKKIDNNWYHGECGSNHGVFPLSYVQVMTPLPPHVPQCKALYDFRMSNDEEDGCLTFNKGEVISVIRRVDENWAEGKLLDRIGIFPLAFVELNSVARALMKLSTNVQPGPSRVAPPTPTNEETTPLIPTDHTRTVQASNQPRQQATVKQLQNPALPVSDSSSNVSSGGSSTTTSSPVITSPSSSSSSTTPSSPSSPAISPPTVANRHSTKRHSFTAVNSAHQPQPQHRHSAEILSLAVDAALAGAEAATNDPAFTSSQTSGSAGDQNPRHKRSGSSDLVLSQASSMTNSAPAGSSSASSSGATAAAASGVGSNLPAAYIALYPYKPQKADELELRKGGIYMVTERCQDGWFKGTSNRTQKCGVFPGNYVAPAKCQRGVCRSPSTVPLQNSASGTSSSASNIVPASQPSNASSEPRMPVTYTKVKGAAPQPYKLPPPELPPRALSPGPAGSSAAWHSPRQQPNQTQSPPRLPDQTVPVAAASIGRSHSAVMPSIFTSPGKLPLVTTTAATASSLATTTSVSDASKSPINTAHAATASASASSSTATPKSTEKVKEKKEKGVSLMRRLTNIKKSKSPPPSTYSMDNPVFDDGNAGQSLSINPIHVRSGSCPSQLLQVGSPQDINASTNSHHRMYPSQGHVTTSQRVKHKERPSLPVTFLQRSGESGGIITGTMSNHHRKSNSLDAGTGKQVKQQLSSRDRERMYRFRCIVPYPPNSEFELELRVGDIIYVHKKRDDGWYKGTQQRTGRTGLFPASFVEAF comes from the exons ATGGACGAATGTATGCTAAATGACCTGCTGGAGTGCTCCGTGTGTTTAGAGCGCTTGGACACTTCCAGCAAAGTATTACCCTGTCAGCACACCTTCTGCAAGAAATGTCTCGAGGAGATAGTCAGTACTCATAGGGAACTTCGATGTCCTGAATGTCGAGTCCTTGTCAGTGCTAAAGTAGATGACCTTCCACCTAATGTACTCCTTATGAGGATCCTTGAGGGCATGAGAAATGCTACTCCAAAGGGAAATAAAACACCACAGAGACATCATGCACCACAGAGATTACTAGGTGGCCATCAGGTTACTCCAAGCAGTCCCTCTATCACACTCAACCCACCAATTGCAATAGTAACACCAGAGTCTGCACACCAAATCAATGTAGCTGCTAAGcaagttcatcttcataatcGACCTTATGGCCGTGCCATTTATGATTATATTTCCAAGGTTCCAGG AGATTTAAGCTTCAGAAAAGGAGatatcattattttaagaaaaaaaattgataacaaTTGGTATCATGGAGAATGTGGATCAAACCATGGAGTTTTTCCTTTATCTTATGTTCAA GTGATGACTCCTTTGCCTCCACATGTTCCTCAATGTAAAGCTCTCTATGACTTCAGGATGTCAAATGATGAAGAGGATGGTTGTCTTACATTTAACAAG GGAGAAGTTATTAGCGTCATTAGAAGAGTGGACGAAAACTGGGCAGAAGGTAAACTTTTGGATCGGATAGGTATTTTTCCTCTGGCTTTTGTAGAGTTGAATAGCGTTGCCAGAGCATTAATGAAACTTTCCACAAA TGTACAACCGGGACCATCAAGAGTTGCACCACCGACTCCGACGAACGAAGAAACTACTCCACTTATACCCACCGATCACACGCGGACAGTTCAAGCCTCAAACCAACCCAGACAGCAGGCTACTGTG aaacaattacagaaTCCCGCGCTGCCAGTATCAGACTCAAGCTCGAACGTATCGTCAGGCGGTTCATCAACAACAACCTCATCGCCCGTGATAACAAGCCCAAGCTCGAGCAGCTCTAGCACAACGCCAAGTAGTCCCAGTAGCCCAGCCATATCGCCCCCAACGGTGGCTAATCGTCACAGTACAAAGAGACACAGTTTTACAGCAGTCAACAGCGCCCATCAACCTCAACCACAGCATCGACACAGCGCTGAGATTTTAAGTCTAGCAGTTGACGCTGCACTCGCTGGTGCCGAGGCTGCTACTAATGATCCCGCTTTTACTTCAAGCCAG ACAAGCGGTAGTGCAGGTGACCAAAATCCACGTCACAAGCGCAGTGGTAGCAGCGACCTGGTGCTTTCACAGGCGTCATCGATGACCAACAGTGCACCTGCAGGTTCCTCAAGTGCTTCGTCATCAGGAGCTACAGCAGCCGCAGCTTCGGGTGTTGGAAGTAACTTACCGGCAGCTTACATCGCGTTGTATCCTTATAAGCCACAAAAAGCCGACGAATTGGAGCTCCGCAAGGGCGGAATATACATGGTTACCGAGAGATGCCAAGATGGCTGGTTCAAAGGCACATCCAATCGTACACAGAAGTGCGGCGTTTTCCCGGGAAATTATGTTGCGCCAGCTAA ATGTCAGCGAGGAGTATGCAGATCACCCAGCACTGTACCTCTCCAGAATAGTGCTAGTGGTACCAGCAGCAGTGCAAGTAATATCGTACCAGCTTCTCAACCGAGTAACGCCAGTAGTGAACCTCGTATGCCAGTTACTTACACTAAGGTCAAAGGTGCGGCTCCGCAGCCATATAAGTTGCCCCCGCCAGAGCTTCCACCTCGGGCTTTGAGTCCTGGACCGGCCGGCAGCTCGGCCGCTTGGCATAGCCCTAGACAACAGCCCAATCAAACCCAGAGCCCGCCAAGGCTACCCGATCAGACTGTtcctgttgctgctgcttcaATCGGTAGAAGTCACAGCGCTGTTATGCCCTCTATTTTTA CTTCACCAGGTAAACTGCCACTTGTCACGACAACTGCTGCTACTGCATCGTCACTTGCTACTACAACTTCTGTTAGTGATGCAAGTAAGAGTCCTATCAATACTGCGCACGCGGCTACCGCTTCTGCAAGCGCTTCTTCGTCGACTGCTACACCAAAGTCCACGGAAAAA gtaaaggaaaagaaagagaagggAGTTTCGCTGATGCGGCGTTTGACGAATATCAAAAAGTCAAAGTCTCCTCCGCCGTCAACTTACTCAATGGACAATCCAGTCTTCGACGATGGCAACGCGGGTCAATCTTTGTCGATTAACCCAATTCACGTTCG ATCAGGGTCGTGCCCGAGTCAATTGCTCCAGGTGGGATCCCCGCAGGACATAAACGCTTCCACGAACAGCCACCACCGCATGTATCCCAGCCAGGGTCACGTCACAACCTCACAGCGAGTGAAGCACAAGGAGAGACCCTCCTTGCCCGTGACCTTCCTTCAGAG GTCTGGCGAGTCGGGTGGCATTATCACCGGCACAATGAGCAATCATCACCGCAAAAGCAATTCATTGGACGCAGGCACTGGCAAGCAAGTGAAGCAGCAGCTTTCATCAAGGGATCG cgaACGCATGTACAGATTCCGTTGCATTGTTCCCTATCCGCCCAACAGCGAGTTTGAGCTAGAACTGCGTGTTGGCGATATAATTTACGTGCACAAGAAGCGCGACGATGGCTGGTACAAGGGTACGCAGCAACGCACAGGCCGCACCGGTCTCTTCCCAGCTAGCTTCGTTGAAGCCTTCTGA